A DNA window from Ostrea edulis chromosome 5, xbOstEdul1.1, whole genome shotgun sequence contains the following coding sequences:
- the LOC130055006 gene encoding opsin, blue-sensitive-like, translating into MNSTQDTTEIEAFLGLRTGRLPAAVFIVMAIVFGLPGNCISLYIFLFRMEKKSTYVIFVSFLAMFDVLTCAVHMPLELIDLVFPFHIPEWLCKCFRFNNGVLFMGSLMTLLVIAVSRYRHIVHPLKEKMSITTAKRCCGTVFVFSIFSAVPALVFNGNYAVSIGNSTATICYISDEALTTIFPALYLGFYWLVYCASVIILSMTYLVIEQTYPSAEHAFQHIKSLRSGDLNRAEAVSKAETALDAKRVGGQVLESDAWITSKDSVMREILESKLQHCSQFRSALKKIRKSDILVESTWDTYWGSGLNVTGTSHTLMQHWPGENKLGRILDGMAAKLQRTDENSATNNSSRSTRNKQGKKQS; encoded by the exons ATGAATTCTACACAGGACACTACGGAAATAGAAGCGTTTCTCGGACTAAGGACAGGTCGGTTACCGGCTGCCGTGTTCATTGTCATGGCTATTGTCTTTGGGTTGCCTGGAAATTGCATCTCattatacatatttttatttcgcATGGAAAAGAAATCCACCTACGTCATCTTTGTGTCTTTCTTGGCCATGTTCGATGTCTTGACCTGTGCTGTGCACATGCCCCTAGAACTCATTGACCTCGTGTTCCCCTTTCATATTCCAGAGTGGTTGTGCAAATGTTTTCGATTCAATAACGGTGTGCTGTTCATGGGGTCTCTGATGACGTTGCTAGTGATTGCGGTTTCGCGTTATCGTCATATCGTCCATCCTCTCAAAGAGAAAATGTCCATAACCACAGCAAAACGATGTTGCGGGACAGTTTTCGTATTTTCCATTTTCAGCGCGGTCCCAGCTTTAGTTTTCAATGGGAACTATGCAGTTTCTATCGGAAACTCAACAGCGACAATATGCTATATTTCAGACGAGGCACTGACAACGATTTTCCCGGCTCTCTATCTTGGTTTCTACTGGTTAGTTTACTGTGCATCTGTAATCATTTTAAGCATGACTTACCTGGTCATCG AACAAACATATCCTTCAGCCGAACATGCTTTCCAACACATCAAATCCTTACGTTCTGGTGATCTTAACCGTGCAGAAGCCGTAAGTAAAGCTGAAACCGCCTTAGATGCCAAACGTGTAGGAGGTCAGGTCCTGGAATCTGATGCTTGGATTACATCTAAAGACTCCGTTATGCGGGAAATACTGGAATCTAAACTACAGCATTGTTCACAATTCAGaagtgctttaaaaaaaatcagaaaatccGATATTCTGGTGGAATCGACGTGGGATACTTATTGGGGTAGCGGGCTGAACGTGACCGGAACATCTCATACTCTAATGCAACATTGGCCAGGTGAAAATAAGCTTGGACGTATCCTCGACGGCATGGCAGCCAAATTGCAGCGTACGGACGAAAATTCAGCTACCAACAATTCCTCTAGATCAACAAGAAACAAGCAGGGCAAAAAACAGAGTTAA